The genomic segment GCAAACCGATCAGGGTGGATTCGCCTTCCTGATTGACGGCCACTTCGGCAACCAGTGCCAGACGGGTAACCTCAGGTTGCAGGGAGCACAGCTGTTCGGACAGCGCTGCTGGCAGCATGGGAATGACCAGGTTGGCAAAGTAGGCTGAGGTCGTGCGGTCACGCGCCATCAGATCAAGTGCCGTGCCCGGTTGAATAACAGCAGCCGGATCGGCGATGGCGATGTGCAGCGTCCAGCCGTTATCGGTGACGGTCGCACAGAGGGCGTCGTCCAGATCGCGGGTGCTGGCAGAGTCGATCGTTACCAGTGGCAGCCCGGTCAGATCGACACGTCCGGCGGTGAAGCTGTCGATGCCTGCCGCAGCCAGTTCATTGGCCTGTTGTAATTCGGCCTCGGTGAACTCGGTGGTCAGGTGCCACTTCTGACACATGTAGCGGGCTTCGATACCGGCATCCTGGCTACTGCCAATCACCGCATCAATTTCCGCCTGGGCGCGACCCGCAGGGTAAGGATGTTGGGAAAGATGTCCCTTGACCAGCATGCCATCTCCAGCACTCTGGCGAGATTTGGGCGGCACAAAAATCCAGCGGTTCAAGGCTGGATGGTCGGGCTGGATAAAGTGACCCTTGCCCTTGACGATGTAGGTGCCGCAAAAATCGCTCAGTTCGGTACTGATCAGACTTTCGACAATGGCTTGAGTCTTCTTTTCGGTGACTTCCTCAACACGAAAAGCGACCTTGTCTCCCGGCAGTACCTTTTCCATTTCTTCCGGTGACATGTAGAACTGCTGGTTATCGTCCGTGACTACGAAGCCGAAGCGTCCGCCAGTCGCCCGAACCTTGCCCTCAAACCTGGGAACACTGTCGTGTATTTCCTGTTTGAGAGATTGCAGTTGTGACAACGCATTCTTATCTAGCATTCCGATCTGGCCCCGGCCGGTGAAAAAGGTCGTTGAGTTTAATGGACGCGTGCCATACAGGCCAGTAGGGAAAATTCATGCTGTCTTCAGTTCTTAATAAAGATTCACGACTATGGGTGTTTTAAGGCACTAATGGGGCGGATCACGCCTTAATTTTTATTCTGAGGTCTGAGCATGTCACATACGCCAAGTTTGAGTCGTCGTCGTTTTTTGCAATCGGTTGCTGGTACGGCCAGCGCGGTAAGCGTTCCTGCGGTTATTACCGGTTGTTTTGCCGATGATGACGACAATGAGTCCAGCCGCAACCTGACAGTGTTTGTATTCGGTCATGGGGTAGCGTCGGGCGATCCGCTGGCGGATGCGGTTATTCTCTGGACGCGTGTTACGCCAGATGAATCGGCGACGGCGGATGCCGAAGCGGAAGTGGGCTATACCCTGGCGACCGATGCGGCGATGACCGACGTTGTCGCCTCTGGCACTGTGTATACCGATGCCTCACGCGACTATACCGTCAAGGTGGATGTCACCGGTTTGTCTGCGGGCACCAGCTACTACTATCAGTTCTCTGGCAAGGATGGCGAAAGCTCGACCGTAGGCAAGACCAAAACCTTGCCAGAAGGCAGTGTCAGCAGCGTCAAGCTGGCAGTATGTTCGTGTGCCAACTTTCCTGCCGGGCTGTTTAACGTCTATCAAGAAATTGCCGACAGTGATGCCGATGCGGTTGTACACCTTGGTGACTATTTGTATGAATACGGCACCAATGAATACCCTACCGAAGATGCCGAAGGCCGTGAGCCGGAACCATCGGTAGAGATTACAACGCTGGCGCAATATCGTCAGCGTTACGCTCAGTACCATGTCGATGCCAACCTGCAGGCTGCGCACGCGGCGAAGCCGTTTATCTGCGTCTGGGATGACCACGAACTGGCCAACGATGCCTACAAGGACGGCGCTGAAAATCACGACGAGACGACCGAAGGGTCGTTTGCCGATCGTCGTGCGGCGGCAGAGCAGGCCTATCATGAGTGGTTGCCAATCCGTACCGGGTCAGATAATACGCATATTTACCGCGCCTTTGATTTTGGCGACCTGGTACGTCTGCATATGCTGGATACCCGTATTCTGGCCCGTAGCAAGCAGCTGGATTATACCAATTACATGACTGCCAGCGGCCTCGATACTACTGCGTTTATGACCGCGATGGCCGATACCTCGCGTGTTTTGCTGGGGGATGAGCAATCGGCCTGGTTTGGTAATAGTCTGGCGACTTCGGGGGCCACCTGGGACGTACTGGGTCAGCAAGTGTTGATGGGCCGCATGTATATTCCAGCGGATATTCTGACCGCTATGGCATCACTGGCAACGGTTGAAGATCAGCAAGCGCTGGCGACCATGCTGGAAACCTATGCGACGGCCAAGTATATGCAGAGCCTGGGTATGGATATTGATGCCGATGTTGCCGCCGCACTGGCAGTCACGGCGCCTTACAATCTGGATGCCTGGGATGGTTATGAAGTGGCGCGCCAGCTACTGTACGCGCAGATTGCGGGTCAATCCCGTGACGTTAACCTGGTTGCTCTGGCCGGTGACACTCATAATGCCTGGGCCAGCCAGTTGACTCAGGGTGACAGTGCCATCGGCGTTGAATTTGCCACCCCATCGGTAACGTCGCCAGGTCTGGAAGTGTATGCCGGGTTTGGTAGCGATGCGGCGTTGCAGGCTTCTTTCGAGTCCGCTATTACCATTCTGATTGATGACCTCAAGTATCTGAATGCCGGTAATCGTGGTTTTATGCTGGTAACGTTTACACCAGAAAAAGCCAGCTGCGACTGGGTATTTGTCGATTCCATCACCAGCTCCAGCTATATCGCCAACACCCGTAAGCGTATGCAGGTGATGGCGGGTAGCGAGCTGACTCTGGAAAATGTCGCATTGAGCTGATTTGAATCAATGATGGCTGCTTAAAAAACACCCTGATATCAACAGATGTCGGTGTGTTTTTTATTGTTTGGCACCCGGTCTGGAGCAATACAGCAACGACGTTGCGTAGGGATCAGGGTGTCCGCTGTCGGGTTCGGTGGCATAGTGGTGTTGGCCGATGTGATCAAAGGCGGGGTGCTGAATGTCTGCTGCCCGCGATTCCGACAGCCAGACCTGCTGGCTGATCGTCATAAACTCGTCCAGCAAGGTGTGGTTGTGGTGGTCGTACAGCAGATCGGCCGCGAGCACGATATCAATACCATCAGTTCGGTGGAAATCGGTACAGAATTCCAGCTCGTTGTTATTTTGCCTCGTCTGGTTTAATTCGGCATTGGCGCGACAGGCCGCAAGCGCCTGCTGATCCAGGTCGCAGGCAATCACCCGTTTGGCTCCGGCACGAGCAGCCGCAATCGCCACCAGCCCTGATCCACAACCGAGATCCAGAACGGCCTTGTTTCTGACGAGCTGCGGGTGATCCAGAATATAACGTGCCATGGCCAGGCCGCCTGGCCAGCACACTGCCCAATAGGCCGGGTAAGCCGCGATGCGCTGTTGTTCCTCGGCAGAAAAGGGCCGATTGATGCATTCCGGCGCAACCAGCCACAGCTGCAGTTCAGGACAGGCAGCCAGATGTTGGCGGCGGACATAGCTGCCCGGCAGCATCTGTTGCAGTTGCTGGTCAAGCAGTGGATGAGCGTGATTCACCAGGGACGATCCTTCATGCCAGTAGCCATTCCAGTACTTATGCCAGTACTTATGCCCGTACTCATTCAGGCCCCTCCAAGCGCAAAACATTCGCCGGGTTTGGCAACACGATAACCGGCGGCGGCCAGTTGCTCGCCAGCGGCGGCATTGGCGTAGTGATACAGTACCAATTGCTGTCGCAGCGGCTCGGGGTACTCCCTGTCGAGGTCATCGAGGCCGGTATGGGATGGATTGGCACTTAACCCGCAATCGTGAAAGACCACTTCATTGCCGCTCAGCTGGTGGTTGAGAATCTCGGGAATCGGTCGGGTATCGCCGCTGTAAAAAAATTGTCCGGGTAAATGCAGCGCGAAAGATGATCCGGGAGCATGATGCCGGGTCGGATAGCAGCAAAATGTCATGCCTGCGTATTCAAACTGGTCGGTTACCGGTAACAACTGGAAAGATTGCCAGAAATTATGCCCACCCTCTGCCATGGTGCCGGGATAGGTGGCCAGCCGCTGATGCAAAACCGGTATCACACTGAGTGGTACAAACATGGGAATCGGTGCAAGCTGTTGCAGTCGCGCCCGTACGGTCAATATTTCCAGATCGGCGATATGATCCATATGGGCATGGGTCATAAATAGAGCGCTTGGCAGAGCCTGATAGCGTTGCTGTAGTTGTGCCAGTGTGCCCGGCCCGCAATCGATCAACAGCAAGGGCTGGCCCTGTTGTTCCAAGGTAGCGGCGGCACTGCCGAGGGCTAAATGCCCGCCGCTACCGACACCCTGAAAACAGAGGGATAGGTGATTCGGATGTGTTGTCATAGGATGCCTGTAGAAAATAGCCCTGCCTGAATACGGATACTGTTACTGGAGACTGATTATGTGGCGTCCAAAGCGTATGTCCATTCCTACTGCGGCCGAAGCACTGCCCGGCCGTGCTGAACCCTTACCGACCACCAGCCATCATTTTGTTAATGGCCATGACATTGCCGGAGAATGCCCGGAGGATCTGGCTGAATTAATGGTGGGGATGGGATGCTTCTGGGGAGCCGAGCGGGCTTTCTGGTCATTGCCGGGAGTGTATTCCACCTCGGTCGGCTATGGTGCCGGGCATACGCCCAATGCCAGCTATGAAGAGGTTTGCAGCGGTTTAACCGGTCACAACGAGCTGGTGCGTATCTGGTATGACCCGCAGCAAACGTCATTACCGCAACTACTCACTGTATTTTGGGAAAAACATGACCCTTGCCAGGGCATGCGCCAGGGTAACGATATTGGTACCCAGTACCGTTCAGGGATCTATCTGACCAATGCGGAAGATATGGCGCTGGCGGAGCAGAGTCGGGATCAATACCAACAGTGCCTGACTGCCGCAGGCATGCCCGAAATAACTACCGAGATACTGCTGGGCATTCGTTATTACATGGCCGAAGGCTATCACCAGCAATATCTGGCTAAAAATCCCGGTGGGTATTGTGGGCTGGGTGGTTGTGGTGTCGTCTTCGCAGACGCCGTGTCAGAGCAAAAATAACCACGCTATCCATTCCGCCAGCTGCGATCTGCCGTGACCAATACCGCCCTGTCCCTAGGCTATGGCCGTTGCGGTATGGTATTGGTTGGATTATCCGTAAGAATCGCGTGTTAGACTGGTCGCCAATGTTACCAAGGGATGACCGTTTAGTGCGCGCTATCGCTGTATTTCAGTTGAAAGGCGGGGTGGGGAAAACTACCTCCGCCGTCAACCTGGCCGCATTGGCTGCCAGTAACTCCATTCGTACCCTGCTCTGGGATCTGGATCCCCAGGGGGCTGCGACCTGGATACTGGGGGTTGAGCCGGATCGCAAGCAAGACAAGGTCTGGAGTGAAGGCAAGCCTATTGGCCGCTATATTTACCCGACCCAGTACGATCGTCTGGATGTACTGGCAGCTGATATCTCGTTACGCAAGTTTCACCAGAGTGTTGCCGACAAGCGTACCGCCAGGGATTTGACCACCGATGCCATCAGCATGCTGGGAGAAGACTATGAACTGGTGGTGATTGATTGCCCGCCAGTACTGTCGCCGCAGATTGAGGGTGTCTTGCAGGCCGTGGATAAAATTCTGGTACCGATAGAACCTTCGTTGCTGTCCATTCGGGCCTACGAGCAGTCCAAACAACAGCTCGACTGGGTCAAAAGCA from the Candidatus Thalassolituus haligoni genome contains:
- a CDS encoding MBL fold metallo-hydrolase, encoding MTTHPNHLSLCFQGVGSGGHLALGSAAATLEQQGQPLLLIDCGPGTLAQLQQRYQALPSALFMTHAHMDHIADLEILTVRARLQQLAPIPMFVPLSVIPVLHQRLATYPGTMAEGGHNFWQSFQLLPVTDQFEYAGMTFCCYPTRHHAPGSSFALHLPGQFFYSGDTRPIPEILNHQLSGNEVVFHDCGLSANPSHTGLDDLDREYPEPLRQQLVLYHYANAAAGEQLAAAGYRVAKPGECFALGGA
- a CDS encoding methyltransferase, whose translation is MNHAHPLLDQQLQQMLPGSYVRRQHLAACPELQLWLVAPECINRPFSAEEQQRIAAYPAYWAVCWPGGLAMARYILDHPQLVRNKAVLDLGCGSGLVAIAAARAGAKRVIACDLDQQALAACRANAELNQTRQNNNELEFCTDFHRTDGIDIVLAADLLYDHHNHTLLDEFMTISQQVWLSESRAADIQHPAFDHIGQHHYATEPDSGHPDPYATSLLYCSRPGAKQ
- a CDS encoding alkaline phosphatase, with translation MSHTPSLSRRRFLQSVAGTASAVSVPAVITGCFADDDDNESSRNLTVFVFGHGVASGDPLADAVILWTRVTPDESATADAEAEVGYTLATDAAMTDVVASGTVYTDASRDYTVKVDVTGLSAGTSYYYQFSGKDGESSTVGKTKTLPEGSVSSVKLAVCSCANFPAGLFNVYQEIADSDADAVVHLGDYLYEYGTNEYPTEDAEGREPEPSVEITTLAQYRQRYAQYHVDANLQAAHAAKPFICVWDDHELANDAYKDGAENHDETTEGSFADRRAAAEQAYHEWLPIRTGSDNTHIYRAFDFGDLVRLHMLDTRILARSKQLDYTNYMTASGLDTTAFMTAMADTSRVLLGDEQSAWFGNSLATSGATWDVLGQQVLMGRMYIPADILTAMASLATVEDQQALATMLETYATAKYMQSLGMDIDADVAAALAVTAPYNLDAWDGYEVARQLLYAQIAGQSRDVNLVALAGDTHNAWASQLTQGDSAIGVEFATPSVTSPGLEVYAGFGSDAALQASFESAITILIDDLKYLNAGNRGFMLVTFTPEKASCDWVFVDSITSSSYIANTRKRMQVMAGSELTLENVALS
- the msrA gene encoding peptide-methionine (S)-S-oxide reductase MsrA codes for the protein MWRPKRMSIPTAAEALPGRAEPLPTTSHHFVNGHDIAGECPEDLAELMVGMGCFWGAERAFWSLPGVYSTSVGYGAGHTPNASYEEVCSGLTGHNELVRIWYDPQQTSLPQLLTVFWEKHDPCQGMRQGNDIGTQYRSGIYLTNAEDMALAEQSRDQYQQCLTAAGMPEITTEILLGIRYYMAEGYHQQYLAKNPGGYCGLGGCGVVFADAVSEQK
- a CDS encoding ParA family protein, whose protein sequence is MRAIAVFQLKGGVGKTTSAVNLAALAASNSIRTLLWDLDPQGAATWILGVEPDRKQDKVWSEGKPIGRYIYPTQYDRLDVLAADISLRKFHQSVADKRTARDLTTDAISMLGEDYELVVIDCPPVLSPQIEGVLQAVDKILVPIEPSLLSIRAYEQSKQQLDWVKSKQWMPFVTLIDRRKSAHVKWAAEVAPKIRELLPVFIGHSASAERMLELRSPIVVCQPHVPLSRNYRALWAAVKEQLKL